A stretch of Pomacea canaliculata isolate SZHN2017 linkage group LG6, ASM307304v1, whole genome shotgun sequence DNA encodes these proteins:
- the LOC112566996 gene encoding uncharacterized protein LOC112566996 — MLKQVKQFLQENRQEVVAINFNHEMQDMDRVMPALLRQVTSQLGVYVNTGYRDGGTWPTLGQAVLSNKRLFVFIDKRVAQFPEYATAKWIHSEDLLKSTWRSDTAVTATDCQAVLRAVDVQCQQKAREPILEVSVFGSSLICVSSIAKACQPLLHQVARACATTDMRRTSAQRLAASDYPEMAPLIASQWVSAAFHQNLRNLAQLSSHVCQVSVDAVTWDGDTSDTYFFSGDRVLTYSWQTGLQKSAGTSSDLRLPANVDAAFLSTSGLVCVTSGCDVTCRHKLTSGSVNVTNLKDMGLPCHVNAAFTKGNNTFFFKECQYWRSSQNVSDIGPRPVTDFGPLPCNLTAAFVDRNGISTYFFKGGNYWNYTEESGLSGPADILDNWSLDLVHCSPFRL, encoded by the exons ATGCTTAAGCAG GTCAAACAGTTTCTGCAAGAAAATAGACAGGAAGTCGTTGCCATCAACTTTAACCACGAGATGCAAGACATGGACAGAGTTATGCCAGCTTTACTGCGTCAAGTGACCTCCCAGCTGGGTGTTTATGTCAACACCGGGTATCGTGATGGAGGCACCTGGCCTACCCTGGGGCAGGCTGTTCTATCCAATAAACGTCTCTTCGTTTTTATCGACAAGCGCGTGGCTCAGTTTCCAGAGTACGCCACCGCCAAGTGGATTCACTCTGAAGACTTGCTGAAGAGTACCTGGCGATCGGACACTGCTGTTACAG CGACTGACTGTCAAGCGGTGCTGCGGGCTGTGGATGTCCAGTGTCAACAGAAGGCTCGGGAGCCCATCTTGGAAGTATCTGTGTTTGGTTCTTCTTTGATCTGCGTGTCCTCCATAGCCAAGGCCTGCCAACCGCTGCTTCACCAAGTCGCTCGTGCATGTGCCAccacagacatgcgcagaacaAGCGCCCAACGTCTTGCTGCATCTGACTATCCGGAGATGGCGCCTCTGATCGCCAGTCAGTGGGTGTCAGCAGCTTTTCACCAAAACCTGCGCAATCTGGCCCAGCTGTCAAGCCACGTGTGTCAGGTGTCGGTGGATGCTGTCACGTGGGACGGTGACACAAGTGACACATACTTCTTCTCCGGCGACCGCGTGCTTACCTACAGCTGGCAGACCGGCCTACAAAAGTCTGCTGG GACATCGTCAGACCTCCGACTTCCGGCCAACGTCGATGCTGCCTTTCTGTCTACTAGTGGCCTTGTCTGCGTCACTAGCGGATGTGACGTTACATGTCGACACAAGCTTACATCCGGTTCTGTGAATGTCACGAATCTCAAGGACATGGGGTTACCTTGCCATGTCAACGCGGCATTCACTAAAGGgaacaatacttttttttttaaag AATGCCAGTACTGGAGGTCATCTCAAAATGTCTCTGACATTGGTCCTCGACCAGTCACTGACTTCGGACCATTGCCCTGCAACCTGACTGCGGCCTTTGTGGACCGGAATGGTATTTCGACTTATTTCTTCAAGGGTGGGAACTATTGGAACTACACAGAGGAGAGTGGCTTATCCGGCCCAGCTGATATTCTGGATAACTGGTCCCTTGACCTTGTGCACTGTTCCCCTTTCAGGCTCTAG